The region GCCCGTTGGCCGAGCGGCAATCCTTTGGCTCAGATCCTGCGGGCCCTGGATCAGCCTCTCGAGGTGATCCCTTACAGCAGCTGGGATGTGTTGCTGCCAGAGGGTGATTTAAGGATTCCCGTTGGAGCTGCTGGCTTTGAAGAGGTTGTTCGGGATCTGCGCGGGACCGATGCTGTTGAGGAATGGCGACGCTTCGGTGAGGTGTTACGTCCGATCGCTGCTGCCGCCAACGCGTTGCCGTTGCTGGCGCTTCGCCCCGGAATTGATGCCATGGCGCAGCTGCTTGAACGCGGCCCCCGCTTGCTGAAACATCTACCGTCGATGCGGCATCTTTCCGGTGCCTTTGGTCCCTTGGTGGATCGTCATCTGAATGATGATTTTCTGCGGCACTGGGTGGATCTGCTCTGTTTCCTGATCAGCGGCATGCCGATGGGGGATACCAATGCAGCGGCTATGGCGACGCTGTTTGGGGAGTGGTTCGAACCGGAGGTCTGCCTGGACTACCCGGTGGGTGGCAGTATCGCGGTGGTCGATGCTCTGGTGCAGGGACTGCAGCGCCACGGCGGCGAGCTGCGAACGGCAGCCAGGGTCGAGCGAATCCTGATGGATGGCTCCAGAGCAGTTGGCGTTCAGCTCAGCAATGGCGAGTTGATCCACGCCGATCAGGTCGTCAGCAACGCTGACATCTGGAGCACCCTAAATCTGATGCCTGAGGACGTCGCTGTCGGTTGGCAACGGGATCGTGCTGAGACGCCAGCCTGCAATGGCTTCCTGCATCTACATCTCGGCTTTAACGCTAGTGGTTTGGACGACCTGCCGATCCACACCGTCTGGGTGGATGACTGGCAGCGGGGGATTGCAGCGGAACGCAATGCCGTGGTGTTGTCGGTTCCATCGGTGTTGGACCCCGCGATGGCTCCGACGGGTCAGCATGTTCTGCATGGCTACACGCCAGCCAGTGAACCCTGGTCGCTGTGGGCGGACCTACCGCGGGGAAGCGAGGCCTACAAGGCGTTGAAAACGGAGCGCTGCTCTGTGTTTTGGCGTGTTCTGGAACGACGCATCCCGGACATTCGTGAGCGCTGCCACGTGGTGATGGAGGGGACGCCGCGGACCCATGGTCATTACCTCAATGTGCATCGCGGCAGCTATGGACCTGCCCTCTCTGCTGCTGAGGGGCTCTTCCCTGGCGTGACCACACCGCTTGATGGGCTCTGGCTTTGTGGTGCCAGCACCTTCCCGGGGATTGGTATTCCGCCGGTGGCCGCCAGTGGTGCCCTGGCGGCCCATGGGATTGTCGGTCGTCAGGCCCAGCGCCAGCTGCTGCAGGAGCTGGGCCTGTGATCTCAATCAGAGGCTGATCGCCGTCAGCAGGTTGTCGGGGCGGCCGTCCACCCTTGCGAAGTCGTTGTCGAAACCGATCACCAGGGTGCCGTCGGGCTTGAGGGCCAGACCTTCGGGCTTGTCGAAGCGGGGGTCAACACCGGGCAGGGAAGGCAGGTTGAGCAGTTCCACCTGATCCACCTCCACAACCTCGCCTTCGGCAAAGGCCTCAGCCACGGCAGCAGGGCTCTCCAGCAGTTCAGGGGCGTAGACCCCATCCCCAAGAAGGGATTCCCAGTCGTAGTCCAGGGTGTCCGTCGCCTCGCTCAGATCCATGCGCAGAATCGACTTGTTGGCCGCCACAGTGTCGCCGTTGTCGCGATCGATCACCAGGAAGGCGTCGCGCTCCGGGTCGTAGACGGCATCGCCGATCTTGTCCTGGTTGCTGGGGCCGATCTGGCTGAACATGTATTCGTGCTGGGGCTCTCCGGTGACCGGATCCATGGCCAGGATCCTCCGCACTGTGGAGCTGCTGCGATCACCGCCGACGCTCATCGGGGTCTGGATGAAGGCATAGAGCAAGCCGTCGTCGCTGTTGTAGGCCAGGGCTTCAAAGCCGCGGCTGCCGCGACGCTCCAGGTACACCTCTGGCAGGGTGGCTTTGGTGAACTCGGCTACATCGCCCCGGCCGGGCTCGTAGCTGATTGCGCTGTAGTCGCTGCCTTCCGGCACGATTCGATGGATCAGTTCACCACTCTCGGCGTCGAACAGAGCGACCTGGGGACGGTACTCATCGGAGACGGCGAAGATCGGGTTGCCATCGTTCAGCCCATCAATGCTGATGCGCTGGATGGATTCGGGATCCAGACCGAACGCATCCGGTGCCACGGGGACGTATCCGCCGTTGCCATCGGTGGTGAAGGCGGCGTTGCTGGAATCGAGGCCGCTGATCTCACCGGTCTCTTCGTTGATGGTGTACATCTGAGCGATGCCGGTGGCATCACGGAAGCCGCCGTCGCCGTCGGGAACCCGCAAGGTGGTGGTGTCTTTGACTTTCGCCTTGCCGGGCTTGATCTTGTACGACAGCTCAGTGACCTGAAGCTTGAAATCAGGGTCGCTGAAGATCTTCTCTCCCTCGAAAGCGAAGCCCTGGCCCTCTGGAATATCAATGACCTGGGGGCCCACATCGGAGATGGTGAAGTAACGCTTCAGACCAGCGTCGTAGGTGAGGCCGGAGAGGCCGCCAGCGATGATCTGAACATCCGACTGATTGGGATCTTCCAATGCAGTGGGCAGTTCCGGCCTGCTGGTGCCGGGATAGTTGAGGACAAATTCGGCGGAGCTTGCTTTCAGGTCGCCGAAGCGGTCGGTAACCACAGACAGCATGTTGTCGGGGCGGCCATCGACCCGTTGGAAGTCGTTGTCGAAGCCGAACACCAAGCTGCCGTCTTGCTTGAGAGCCAATCCTTCGGGCTTGTCAAACAGGGTGTTGATGCCCTGCTCCGCCAGGTTGAACAGGGTGGTCTGGTGCACCTCGGAAATGATGCCGTTCATCAGTGGTGAGCGCAGGGCTTCACCCACCTCTTCCGGGGTATCAAGCATCTCGGGGGCATAGACACCCTCTCCGAGGATCGATTCCCAGTTGAAGCCGAGCACGTCGCTGGCCCGGGTCAGGTCCATCTCGATCACCGCCTTGTTGGCGGTTTCATCCGCCACATTGTCGCGATCGATCACATAGAAGACGTTACGGTCGGCGTCGTAGACCGCATCGCCGATCTTGTCCTGATTTGTGGGGCCGGATTGGCGATAGATGTATTCGTGCTTGGCCTCACCGGTAATCGGGTCCATGGCGATGATGCGTCGCACAGTGGAAGCCTTGCGCTCGCCATTCACATCCATCGGCGTCTGGATGAAGGCATAGAGCAGGCCGTTGTTGCTGTTGTAAGCCAGGGCTTCGAAGCCGCGGCTGCCGCGGCGTTCCAGGTAAACCTTGGGAAGAGTCTTTTTGGTGAATTCCTTCACATCGCCACGCCCTTCCTCGTAGCCGTAGCCCTTGTAGCTACTGCCCTTGGGCACGATGCGATGGATCAGGTTGCCCGTTTTGGCGTCATGGATGGACATCTGGGGGCGGTATTCGTCAGAGATGGCGAACACGGCGTTGCCGTTGTTGAGTCCATCGATGCTCAGGCGAAGCACCGCCTCTGGATCCATGCCGAAAGCGTCGGCGGGTACGGGGGCATAACCACCCTTGCCGTCTGGGGTGAACGCGGCTGAATCCAGGCCTGAGACCTCACCGGTGGCTTCATCAATCCGGTACATCTGACCGATGCCGGTGGCGGGACGGAAGCCACCCTGCTCATCGGGGACG is a window of Synechococcus sp. A15-24 DNA encoding:
- a CDS encoding NAD(P)/FAD-dependent oxidoreductase, with the protein product MKDRVDVVVIGSGIGGLCCASLCARAGREVLVLEAHTQPGGAAHGFQRQGYHFESGPSLWSGLARWPSGNPLAQILRALDQPLEVIPYSSWDVLLPEGDLRIPVGAAGFEEVVRDLRGTDAVEEWRRFGEVLRPIAAAANALPLLALRPGIDAMAQLLERGPRLLKHLPSMRHLSGAFGPLVDRHLNDDFLRHWVDLLCFLISGMPMGDTNAAAMATLFGEWFEPEVCLDYPVGGSIAVVDALVQGLQRHGGELRTAARVERILMDGSRAVGVQLSNGELIHADQVVSNADIWSTLNLMPEDVAVGWQRDRAETPACNGFLHLHLGFNASGLDDLPIHTVWVDDWQRGIAAERNAVVLSVPSVLDPAMAPTGQHVLHGYTPASEPWSLWADLPRGSEAYKALKTERCSVFWRVLERRIPDIRERCHVVMEGTPRTHGHYLNVHRGSYGPALSAAEGLFPGVTTPLDGLWLCGASTFPGIGIPPVAASGALAAHGIVGRQAQRQLLQELGL
- a CDS encoding esterase-like activity of phytase family protein, with the protein product MSFSPVPGSRKAESNYLDISTESFPFKLSYPGTSKSKVPNRFSDPNYPDDQLIAGGLSGLWYQADLNRYFTVSDVGPQAQDIPEEQGFAFEGEKVFNDPDFKLQVYELQQGKKGKVKVSGEVTLNVPDEQGGFRPATGIGQMYRIDEATGEVSGLDSAAFTPDGKGGYAPVPADAFGMDPEAVLRLSIDGLNNGNAVFAISDEYRPQMSIHDAKTGNLIHRIVPKGSSYKGYGYEEGRGDVKEFTKKTLPKVYLERRGSRGFEALAYNSNNGLLYAFIQTPMDVNGERKASTVRRIIAMDPITGEAKHEYIYRQSGPTNQDKIGDAVYDADRNVFYVIDRDNVADETANKAVIEMDLTRASDVLGFNWESILGEGVYAPEMLDTPEEVGEALRSPLMNGIISEVHQTTLFNLAEQGINTLFDKPEGLALKQDGSLVFGFDNDFQRVDGRPDNMLSVVTDRFGDLKASSAEFVLNYPGTSRPELPTALEDPNQSDVQIIAGGLSGLTYDAGLKRYFTISDVGPQVIDIPEGQGFAFEGEKIFSDPDFKLQVTELSYKIKPGKAKVKDTTTLRVPDGDGGFRDATGIAQMYTINEETGEISGLDSSNAAFTTDGNGGYVPVAPDAFGLDPESIQRISIDGLNDGNPIFAVSDEYRPQVALFDAESGELIHRIVPEGSDYSAISYEPGRGDVAEFTKATLPEVYLERRGSRGFEALAYNSDDGLLYAFIQTPMSVGGDRSSSTVRRILAMDPVTGEPQHEYMFSQIGPSNQDKIGDAVYDPERDAFLVIDRDNGDTVAANKSILRMDLSEATDTLDYDWESLLGDGVYAPELLESPAAVAEAFAEGEVVEVDQVELLNLPSLPGVDPRFDKPEGLALKPDGTLVIGFDNDFARVDGRPDNLLTAISL